A DNA window from Ralstonia solanacearum K60 contains the following coding sequences:
- a CDS encoding DUF1272 domain-containing protein, which yields MLALRPGCECCDRDLPPDSTEARICTYECTFCADCAENKLHGICPNCGGELVRRPRRPAAMLARHPASTERIHHPEGCRNAA from the coding sequence ATGCTTGCACTGCGCCCCGGCTGTGAATGCTGCGACCGCGACCTGCCGCCCGACTCCACCGAAGCCCGCATCTGCACCTACGAATGCACCTTCTGCGCAGACTGCGCGGAGAACAAGCTGCATGGCATCTGCCCCAACTGCGGCGGCGAACTGGTCAGGCGCCCGCGCCGGCCGGCGGCCATGCTGGCCAGGCACCCGGCCTCCACCGAGCGCATCCATCACCCGGAAGGCTGCCGGAACGCTGCCTGA